DNA sequence from the Ovis canadensis isolate MfBH-ARS-UI-01 breed Bighorn chromosome 2, ARS-UI_OviCan_v2, whole genome shotgun sequence genome:
TAGATTCCACAGGCTGGTGGGAGTTGAGGAAGCAAAGAGACTATAGGCAGGAGGGATGAGAAAAGGGCCCTGACGAGGGAGCAGTGTATGAAGTGAGAGGGGAGTATGACAAACACCTCAGAGAAGTTCAGAGAGGAGAAGGGTAGGAAAGCCCTGGGCCCCATGTTTCCCAGGTAGAGGCTGGGAGAATAGGAAAAGTCAGGGTAGACCGGACCACTTGCTGCCTGTCTCAGCAGGTGGGCTTAGTATGGCCCTGCAAAGCTTCCTGAAGTCTAGAGGGGTGTGGGACCAGGAGCTAGAATGTCCTCACACCCCAGCAGGCAGACCCAAAGAAGCTTCATggttgggagggagggggcaccTAGCAGGGCCCACACCCACTGGTGACCAACCAAGGGACAGTCACATGGAAATAGGGATATTTCAGCAGGTGCTGGCATGGGTGGATGAAGCAAAGTCTTACATCCCAAGCCTCCCCCATCACTGAACTTAACCCTGAGAAAAGGTGGAAGGGGAACCCTAAATTGACTGAGATTAATTTCTACCACCTGGTGAAATGGAGTTCATAGAAGAAGTTGCATTCAATGTTAGAAAAATTATATGTTTCTTGTAGGTTAGAGTTTGGGGTCTGAATTGTACCCAGTACATAAGTAACTaacattttctttgtaattttgttATAAACAAACGATGAAAAAGACATTTCGGTGGAATAACACTCCATAAGCAACAGAAACGCCACTTGCAGAGTTTGTCAATTACAGATTTTCCTTCGGGTCTTTGAATTCAGAAAGGACGGCGGGGGTTGCGGGGGGGTCTTGCCACAAGTTCAGATCAGATGACCATAGCATTTTCTGAGTGAAAATGATAAAATCTGAGTTCATGGGCTGTTCGTTTCCTTTTTGTTGTCTCGATGGTTCATCCTCAGTGATCCAAATGCAGGCCTTCCCTGGGGACTGAGAACACTGCTCGATGGTGAGAGCTAAGGCTGAGAATGGAGAGGGAACCCCACTCCAACCGGCAGCTCTACGAAACTGCTGCTCTGTGGGGCCCTGCAGGCAGCCCTGAAATGCAGTGCTGGGGGAGCAGGAGGACAGTGACAAAGTCGGGAGGAGCCGCTGGGGCGGCTCCCATGGGGGAAGCACAGCTGGGGCTCCAGGAGCTGGGGGCTTGATGCCAGGTAATCCAGAAGCGGAGGAATCCAGAGCCCCTGCCTGAGGGCTCCCCACCCCACTGGGGCCAGGTGGGGGAGAGCGGCGTGGGGGGCACGGAGCAGTCAGCCCCGGGGTAAACCTAGTGCCTCTGATCCAAGAGCTCCGGGCTTGACTCAGCTGTTCTCTTTAATTTCATCATTCACGGTAGACCGGGCATTCCTGAGGGCTTCTGGGAGcacaggcagggcagggggcaATTGGGGAGGGCTAGAGAAGCCtgtgagggaaagaggaagactaAGTAAGGAGGGGAGGTTGCCTTTCTGATAGGACAACCTCAGTCTTGCCATCCTTTGCCAAGCAGGGGGAACCTGTGCCCTCaccctctgcaaccccctggCAAATGTGCTGCCAGGAAAGAGTGTGAGATCATGTCCAGTGGACTGCGATGATTACTTAGAGAGAAAAGCTCTCTCCTTTCAGCCTTAGTTCTTACTGGGTGTGGAAATTCCATTCAGCCCAGGTTTAGTAACTGGCTCTCTCCCAGTGGAAGCCCAAGCAGGCTGAAATTGAACACTGAGAGGGCAGGTCAGTTTTTCCGGGGCCCCCTGAAGTCACATCGCTGGCCTTGCCTTTACTCTGGTTCCTGTGTACCCCTCTTGTGAGGGCCTCCTTCCCCTCAGCTGAGAACGGGACAAAGCAGTGGCCTTGGAGTTTTCATGAGGCTGCTCAGCTCCGAGctgggcccctcccctcctcagcgGGCCCCAATCTGAGATGTGGGTTTCCAGGGGAGTCTAAGGGGCTGGGAATGAGGTCAGTAGTACAGAGCAGAGCCTACCTGAACAGGAGCAGAACCCACAaaaggggatgggggaggtgaaGGCCGAGTCCCCGGCTCCTTTCACTGGCTTCCAGGTGTGGAAGGTGGCCCGAGCGTGAGGACTGCGGTGTTCTCAGGCCCCGAGGGCGTCGATGCCAGCGGGGCTGAGCACTAGAGCTTGAAGGATGTCGGAGAGGGACACCACGCCCAGGAGGTGCTGGGTTTCATCCACGAGCACCAGCCGGTGCACCTGTGGGTCCACAGAGGCTCAGTGAGGTGGTGGCGCCGTATGGCTACAGCAGCTGATGAGGTTGACACCAAGAATCAGGGACAACAATTTGACATAACTGGAAGAGCAAGAGAGTGTCTCCCAGTAAGCTAGTGTCTCCCAGTTAGCAGGAGCTCTGCCTGCCCTGAGGTGGTCACTGGCTGGGGCCCTTGGCCCGAGGGCCCCAGGGACAGGCGCCGTAGCTGGTCAGTGTGGACACCGAGAGCTTGGCCATGTGATGGGAGCATGGGGCAGATGCCTGATGGATAGAGCGAGCTGGAGCTGCTCATGAGAAGGCTGGCCCCATGTGCTGGGAGCATGTCTGAAGGGGCATGGGGTACCTGCTCCCGGGCAATCCGGTCGATGACTTCCCCCAAGGTCTCGTGGGGCTGGCAGGAAAGGACTCCCTCCAGACACAGCGTCCTCCGCTTCAGTGCTTCTCCCACACTTATGTCCAGGTGGTTGTACGTTTGTTGGGCTGCCAGgtgctgggcagggagggagcaGTGCTCTTCGTCAGCCCTCCCCCAGGCTCCAGCTCCTCAAAGCTCAAGGACCCCCTGGTCATCCCTATCCTCACACCACAGCCTCCCTGTGGCACCCCCAGCACTTACAATCCATCCCCCCAGGCACTTACAATCACATCAAAGCGGGAGTAGAGGCCCACGACCTGTCCTGCAGGAGTTGGAGGGGCAGGGGGGAAGGTGAGAGAAAGACAGGGGAAAGAGTCAGGTCAGAAGCAGGATGCTGTGCAAGGGCCTAGCGTGGGCTTTCAGAATGAACTCCTCAACATCCTCCACACCCCTCCAGGTTGCTGGCTTTATAACGAGGCATCAGGCTGCCACCaccctgaacccagggatcaaacagtgTCTCAGAGACGGACACTCAACACCGTGCCTCCCGATGTGACAAGATATGAGTATGTGGCATCATTTCTGAGACAGTCTAGCCACAAATATATAGCCTGAATCTGCGTGAGCCTTTAGATCTAATTTTCAGTTTATAGGAAACACAGGAACAGAGGACCAATGTAAAGGCCACCTGCAGAAAGCTAACAGGCAGATCTCTGGAAACGGGACATGCTGTAGAAACCAGGCTTCCCATCATCAATACCATGAAAATTAAGCGGGGAAGGAACTGTTCTAGAATAAAAGACACTTAAGGGATAAAAGAAGCAGATTCAAAGCGTAGACCTTAATTGGATCCTGATTTGAACAAATCAACtgtaaaaaaataacttttgggAAAAACAGGGAAATGAGAGTTAGGACAGGATTTTAGATAACATTAATACATTATTTGTAATTTTGTCAGGTGATGTAGGAAATATACTTATTTAAGAGATGCAGATGAAGTGTTGCGGTGAAACGACATGATTCTATACTTTAAATTACTTCAGcataaaaaaaagaggaggaactGGTTATGGCAATGTGTTAATAGTTAATCCAAGTGGATCCATGAGGCTCATTACGCAGTGTTCTCTaccatttttatacttttgaaatttttcataatcaaAGATAAAGTAAAACGTTTCTTGAGAGCCAACTTCATTATGCTAATTTTTAACTTTGAAGCAGTTTACAGCTGATTTTCAGAGCAAGAACCTGATGTCTGGCTTAGACAGGCTAAATGATTGATCCAAGGCTCAAAGCAGGCAGAGATTCAAGCCCTGACTCCATCCTGGGTCCCAAGCTTAGGCCACATAGACCCTGGCTCCCcacagccccaccccagccagaaTCCCCATCCTGGGTGTAGGTACCAGCTTCGTTGATCACCGGCAGTGCAGACACGCGCCGGTCCACAAAGATGTCCAGCGCAGTGAGGATGGGTGCTGTTTCCAACACCACGGCCAAGTCTCGGAATGTGCCAATGCCCAGATCTTGGATGGTGcgggagaggaaggagggccgGGGCAGCAGGGTGCCCTGCTTGGGTTGGAGACAGGTAGGGTTCAGGGTGGAGTAGCCCCCAGGGGGCTCCCAGCTGCTCCCTCCCAACCCCTAGGGCAGAAGCCTTCTCTGCCCCTCTGGTCGTCCCCTGAGGCTGTGCCCAGGCTCACAAAGATGTGCAGGAACTTGAGAAGCCGTTTGTGTGTGAGGATGTGCAGCACGGCACCTGAGACTGGGTCCAGGACCGGCAGGCGGTGGATACGGTTCTTGATGAGGGTGTAGACAGCTTCGAACAGGCTGCAGAAGTTGGAGCAATGAGGCTGGGGCTGCCTGGGGAGAGGTGACTTTATCCCAGCCCCGAGGAAGGAGGACAGGGTGCCGAGGCTGCCTTATCTGCAGTCCACCAAGAATGAGCCCATGACTTCAGAACTGATTAGCTGGCAAGGGGGCGGGGGGTCTGCGCAGGGCAAGGAGGCTTAAGTGGTCATTTGGGGATGCTTACCTGTCACTGGGAGAGATGGAGACCAGAGGCTTGAAGCAGCCTTGAAGGTAGATCTCTGCAGAAAAGCAGAGTCAGGGCAAGGGTGCTGGCCACCCTGTCTCACCCAGCAGCCCCCAGACTATCTCCCCTCCTTTGGGCCCTCTGAGCTCTCTATTatccttcccctgccccctccaggaATTCCCCTCCACCCATCCTCTACCCCGGGTCCTTGGCCCCCCACACCCTCTACACAGCCCCTTTGCAGGACCCTTTACCCACTCACCCCTCCAGGTCTCAATCTTGTGTTCTTCAATCTCATAGATCTGGACCTAGAACATCAACAGAACTCCCAAGTCAGACGTGGGCTCCCTGAACTCCCTCCGCCCCAGTCCAGATGGGTGCCCCCGGGACCCTGAGCCCACTCCTCACCAGGGGGGACCGGTAATAGCGATGCAGAACCAAGATGAAGTCTGTGATAGTCAGCATCcctgtgggggtgggagaggggagagagaggagtggGGTTCACCCCGGGCCCTGTGGCAGAGGCAGGTGGAGGGCTCAGCCCCTTCTCCATCAGCTGGTTACAGCTGTCCCACAGATGGGGGTCTCCCAGCCAGCCTGTTCCCCCCAAGCCAGGGCCCTGCCCCAGAGCTCAGCCCCTGAATCGCCCCACAAGGCCCCCTTTTCCCTCCCCGGCCCCTCCTCACCCACGAAGCTCTGCTTCTTGCTGTCCCATAGAGGTGCAGCCCGGACGCCGTTGGCCACCAGGGCAAAGAAGGccttcttgatctgagccacagggagaaCAGTTGAGGGTGAGTTACTCACCACCCCTCAGAGTCCCCTGTCCTGACCAGGGGCCTTCCAAGGGGCCTTCTCACAGGCCCTCCACTCcaggagcctgcctgccaatcgACGTGACCCTCATGGGCACGTTTGCTACAAAGATAAGGCTGCAGGTGCCCGGGGGCACTAGGTGACCCCTTAACAGGCACACCAGGGCATAGGAGACAAACCTAGTATTTCTACACCAAGGTCCAAAGTGTACAGATGCATACAGGATAATTTGTGCCAATCTAAATACTAGAGGTGTAATTCTctgatatttacaaaatatttttctctaaatatatttacattgacTCATTTTGGCCTCATCTGAAGCAATACTATCCATACATGCTAGTTGTAGCTTCGTAACACATatcaaaataaatgcaaagctactaaattaaatatattttttcatataccGCTAGAATCAAAGTGAACCGTGGGTCATAGATATACCTTGTTTCTATTCTACACTACAGTCTGCTGTTCGATACACAGCAAGAAAGAAATGCTTTCTATACAATTCTGGGTGTGAAAAATGCTCCCAGTCATCCTGGATTGGCCCAGGAGTCCTCTGAAACTTGTAGGGTAAAGCAGGCATTCCTGTCCCCATTTTAGAGCTGAGCAAGTAAAAAGACCTACCCCAAACCCTATAGATACTGAGTTGTAGAGCTGAGATGACAATTAGGGGGTGCACACAGAGAGCAAAAGCTCCCCTCCCCTGGTCTCCATGGTGCCAAGAAGGAATTCTGGAAGGAATGTGTAGCCGGGCAGGGCTGGCAGGGGATCCTGGGGGCTGTGAGTATGCAGGTGGGGCAGAACGGCGGCCTCACCTGTAGCATGGTGTCGAAGATGACCAGcttggagctggttgccatggcGTCGTAGCAGGTATGCTCCTGCATGAAGTGCATGTAGACCTGGGCCCCTGGCTTCCGCAGCTCATCATCCCAGCCAAGCCTGAGCACCGGCACCTGCGGGGGCGGGCACTGGGCCGGCCTCTCTTCCACCAGGCCGAGCTCATCCCCCCACGCTGCTGGGGCTGAGAACTCTATGCCCAGATCCAGACCGTCTGTGCTGGAGCCGGAAGCAGAGGCTGTACAGTCAGCGGGGAGGCTGTCTCGCTCTGTTGTGGGGGTGCCCACCTCAGACAAGGGATTGGCTTGGGCCAAGGGTGTGGCCTTGGGGAATGTGGCCTCCAGCCCGGTGGACTCAGCAGCTGGCCTGGACTGGGGACCTGTTCATGGGGAGAGGACAGTAACTCCATCTTCCAAAGCATGTTCCCATCTGTTGTCTCCCTTCATCCTCAGAGCAGCGTGGGAAGCCTGGATGCGGAGGTCCCCATTTTGCGAGTGAGAGAGCCGAGAGAGTCACACCAGAGGGTGGCTCTGTCCTGAGCTGGCCTTGCTGGGCCCCTGGATCAGCACTGCAGTTGCCCTCTCTcatgtggggaaactgaggccacagGATGTCAAGCGTCTGTGTTATGGAGGGATCCAGGGCAAGGCCAGCTCCAGTTTCGGGGACTTCCCACTGCCCCCAGTCCCATCTCCCCAGAACTGGCCGTGGCCTCACCTCCCTCCAGGCCTGGAAGCTCCCCTTCCTCTACATCCTCCTGGCTTGTCCATCTTGAGACCTTGGTCCTCTGTTCCCCAAGGCTTATTTCTGCATTGGTGGTCATGGCTGGTGATGGCCATGAAGTGCTGTCTCCTTGCTCTAGGAAGCTCATCTCTGGAAGGGGGAATGGAGCCTGTTTGGTTAATGGGAGTAACACAGTAAAACAATTGAAATGTTATTAACAATAATATTCCATATTTGCAAACGTCCAAAGGTCTTTTCCTCCAGTGTATTTCTCATTCAGACCTCATAGCAGTCTTGTAAGGGAGGCACTAGTATCATCCCTATTTTATTGACAAGGGACCTgagatcagagaggttaagcaatttgCCACAGATCACACAGCTAGCACGTGATTAAGTCAGGAGGCTCCAAATCTTCAGACTCTAGATCCACCcccctcctttcttcttctgaaagaggaaggaggagagagggaaaaggcGGAAGAAGAAGCAAGTAggaacaaagaaggaaaagaagaagacagGCTAGTGGGGTGGGAGAGGTTGGGAGCCAGAGACGTGGTAGGAGAGGAAGTGGAAGAAGAGGCTGGGCCCATAAGGAGGGGCAGCCCCACCTACCTTGATGCTCAGGTCCCCCAAAGCTGCTCCAGGAGGGGGTCTGTGTGGAGAAGAGTGACTGAAAGGGTGGGGAGAACATCCTACACTCAGAACCACAGGAGCTGCCCTTCCTGCCACAcatacacaaccacacacacccccacaaaACTCAAacacccaccccccgccccgaacacacataaacacattcaACCCACCTAGACACTTACATACACTCAGAAACTCCCATATTCAACCCTctccagacacacacaggcacatagaCTCACACCAAGAATATACACATGCAGACAGCCTCTTGCTCCTATACACAGAGGAAATCGTGGTCAAACACACCCACATGCACGCACATATCCATGCGGCAGGGTGCTCTCAGCCCTGTGGCCTCAGCTGCCCCAGCTTCCGGCCCCCCGGGACCCCGGTACCCTGCGCAGAGCGTGCTCCAGCTCGGCGGGCTCCATGAGCGAGTGCGCAACACTGTATCTGGGCAGCACTATTCTGGGCCCGGCCCCTGGCACCCTGCCCTCCCGGATCGGGTTCTCTCTGATTGGGTGTCGGGCACTGGGGAGGAAGGGGTCCACCCGCGCAGCTGCTCCAGCCCTGAAGCCTGGGGGCTGctggggaggtgaggggaggggtgCACTTGGAATCTTGATGCCTGGTTCTGTGTGCCTCCTGCGTGTCCGATGATGGGAGAGAAGGACCCTgctgtggggggagggtgggcgCTGGTGTGGGAGGAGGGGGTCTTTCAGAGCCCTGGGGTTTCTCCTCTGAGAGCCCCTCTCATCTTTGTCAGGTGCCAAAGGAGGAAAAACAGAGGCAGTTGAGCTGAACTCTCTTGTACAAACCTGGGTCATGGGTGGTGCTGGAATTAGAAAGGGCAGGTTGCAGCCGGCTAGCAGGTTGGGGCTAAGAGTTTTGTGGGTGGTACTGAGAGAGTGGTCAGTGTGTGTCCAGATGTCACTATTCGAGTCCCAGGGGCCCGTTCTCTAGGTGAAGGATCTGGAACTGGACGGTTCAGGCAGGTGGGGAGTCCTGAGAATCACCTTGACGACGTGTGGTGGGCTTGCACTTGTCTCCAGTGTGACAGACACCTGTTTGTACCTGTGGAGGTAGATCCAGGTGTGCAGGAGCCACTGTCCCCTCATGCCACTGTGTGTGCTGTTTCTACGTCTCCTGGGGCCAACAGGATCCCAGCTGGTTCTGGTggctgcccacccaccccccctTCCTTAGCATTCCTGGGGCCTGAGTCAGCGTCCAAATTGGGAATGCTGACCCAGCTGCTCCAGCTCTCctctctgcccccctccccttcttcttctgtttcCAGCCTCTTCCATCCCGATCTCACCATGGAGTGAACGGATGCTCCGTAATGGGTTACTGGATTTCTTGCTGATTTAGTGAACGTATTTCCCATCATCCCTCAAAGCCCCTGTACTGCCTatggggatggaggaggagaaCAGAGCCAGGAAGAGGCTAGCCTGCCACGTGTGTCTTGGTCAGTACTGGGGATGAGAGTGTGCAGTTCCCCTTCTGCAGGGCCCCTGAGGCTTGTTCCTGTTTGGTCCCAGATGACGGAATAGAAAAGGCACAGCCAATGGGACATTTCAAATGGGGGAAAGGTCATGTAGACCATCCCCGGAGATAGGTAGTGCCTCAGTCCTGTAAAGCCCCATCCCCTTATTCTCTGGACACCTTCACAGCGAAGCCAGATATAGAACCTGTGCAGCTCacaccactgccttctcctgcaATACCTCATTCTCCCCTTTTCCTCAGACATATTTCACCTGCAAGACCagaagcaggggctcctcttccaATAAAGTCTCCCCTGAGGCATCACCCTTATTGtggtcgttcagtcgctcagtcactcagtcgtgtcctactctttgcgactccatggactgcagcacaccaggcttccctgtccttcaccatctctaggAGTGGTAGTTTGCTCAATCACCCTCATTGCACTGATGCTATAGCCATGCTCTGTGTGCACATCTCAGTGTACACTGGGCTGGCACTCACATAATTATTCACGTGTGAATGTCTTTTATCTCTTAGTGAACACTGGGTACCTTGATGACCACACTATGTTGGTTGGATGTGAGGGAAAATCTGTTTTGGTGTCAGATCGACCTTGTTAAAATTCTTGTTCTGCCATTTGACCTTGGAAAGCATTGCTTGTTTTCTCTGAGCATGTTTCCGCgaatgtaaaatgaggataaaaacaTTCCGTGCCAGACACTGCCAGTTGCCTCCTAAtaactctttctctcttcttgcttttgTAATAGAATCACTTGAATTTTAATTGGAATGGCTGCCTATAACAAAGACCTAAATTCCCAGCCCTTGCAGTTAAATCTGGCCTTGAGACTTAATTTGACCAGTGTGAGTAGTAGTGATGGGAGCAACTTCTGGATCCGGCCTTAAAAGAAAGAGTATGAGTTCCTTTCCTCCTCTGATGGCTGGAATGCTAATGTGATGGCAGGAGCTAAAGCAGCTATCTCACAGCCAAGATGGAAAATGCTTGTTCAAGTTTTTAGAGTCACCCTTCCAGGTTTAGACTGTCTGGAGACTACAACACTAGAGAAGGAAACTCCTTTGTTTAAGTCATCCTTAAATTTACTGTTTGTTATAGCAACCGAACATGTATACTAACGCAAAATCTGATACCTGGAAGTGACACTGCTTTAAAAGCCTAAAACAAGTGGCATTGGTTTGGAAATTGGAATTCAGGTAGCAAAGAAAACTATTGCATGCTGGTAAGCTGGTGACCATTGTTATGTTACAGCAAAACTTATGATCTGTCATCTATGATGCCTTGAAAGGTCATCATATGCTAACAGAGCCTGTAGCTCATGGAAACTAGCGTGTTTTGGCTTCTGCTGGCTGCTACAGGCAAGGTCTTATAAGAAAAATGCACTCAGGCAGCGAGTTGTAAGTGATGGCTTGAAAGAGGCAACCTTAGCAAAGGTGCCAAACCTTTCTTGAGTGCACCCAATTCTGTAGATAATGGAAACCAGTCCCATGGGCAAAACAGgaaagttccctggtggctcagagacagtaaagaatctgcctgcaatgcaggagacccaggtttgctctctgggtggggaaccccatcccctggagaagggaatggcaaactcactccagtattcttacctggagaattccatggacagaggagcctggtgggctacagtccacgggattacaaagagtcggacatgactgagtgactaacactttataaCCAAGCATATTTTTTTGACGACCTCAAGGTAACCACCAGCAGTTCAAGAGAGAATGGGAAGAACGCCAAGTCCAGAATAATCAAGCAGGAAAATGATGAGACCTTTGGCTGTGGTTACACAAATATGAAGTCAATCAGAAGACTTGGGAGATTTTGAGGGTGTAACATTGGCAGAGAAACTCTAAGCCTGGTCAGCAAAGACTGGTttgctccccacccctcacccagtTGTCCCTAGCTCTCGAAATCTGCACCAGCAGAAAGAGGGCTGTGCAAGGTCCACAAGGACAGCCATGTTCACCAGCAGCCTAGGGGGTGTCATGTGAGAAATAACTTCCAGGAGGCAATGGCAGAAGCCACTAGGAGAGTAGAAAGCTTCCCTCCCAGAGAGCAGGACCAGCAGTGGCTGGATGAGCTCCCCTAGAACCCACTCCTCTGTGGGGAAGCCATGCTGCAATTCCTGTCCAACTGGATTTAGTTATTGCTAAAGATCAGGTGACTGCCAGGTGTTTGCCGTTCTTTGTGTTCTGGAGTTTATCCTGTTCCTCCTCCACTGTTACTTCGGGGAGGGAGAGGGCCCGATTACCTGCCTTTTGGTTCACAGGGCTCTAGACCCTGAGGATCCCATCCGTCCCCAGGCCCTCACATACTCTGAGTTCTGAGCTGGAGCTGAGTCTAGATGGAACTCTGCCTTGCCTCTcttcattgttattattgttcagcctccaagtcgtgtccaattctttgcaactccatggactgcagtatgccaggcctccctgtccctcaccatctcctggagtttgcccaagttcatgctcattgcatcggtgatggcCTCAGCTCTGGTGGCTCTCTTCAGAGGGTGCTAAATGCAAGGTAGGGTGAAGGGTGGCCCAGTATGGGCTCTGGCAAAGCAATAGttattttccccttcttcctctaCTGGTAATTCCCCACAATTTTAATGAAGTGCAGGATTATATTTCCCAGCTTTCTTTGCAGATAGCATGGCCATGTGACTAAGTTTGACCAATGGGATCTGCACAGCAACGTTATCTGCAACCTCTAAGGATGCCCTCAGGAGGAAGGAGCAGATTTTCCTCCTCCTAATGACTGGAATTATAATACGATGGTGGGAGCTGGATTGGTCATTTCAACTCGTCAGTGGGAGGTTGAAAATAGAATTGAGGTTGAAAATAATAGAATCTCATCCACTCCTCATCTCTGAACTGTTatgttataaaaagaaataaacatctatCTTGTTTAAGACACTAGTCAATAGAAACTTTGCTACAGCAGCCAAGCCTCTGTCTAACTAATATATTTACATGGCAGGATTGGGGTAGGGTGAAAA
Encoded proteins:
- the PRKAG3 gene encoding 5'-AMP-activated protein kinase subunit gamma-3 isoform X8; the protein is MSFLEQGDSTSWPSPAMTTNAEISLGEQRTKVSRWTSQEDVEEGELPGLEGGPQSRPAAESTGLEATFPKATPLAQANPLSEVGTPTTERDSLPADCTASASGSSTDGLDLGIEFSAPAAWGDELGLVEERPAQCPPPQVPVLRLGWDDELRKPGAQVYMHFMQEHTCYDAMATSSKLVIFDTMLQIKKAFFALVANGVRAAPLWDSKKQSFVGMLTITDFILVLHRYYRSPLVQIYEIEEHKIETWREIYLQGCFKPLVSISPSDSLFEAVYTLIKNRIHRLPVLDPVSGAVLHILTHKRLLKFLHIFGTLLPRPSFLSRTIQDLGIGTFRDLAVVLETAPILTALDIFVDRRVSALPVINEAGQVVGLYSRFDVIHLAAQQTYNHLDISVGEALKRRTLCLEGVLSCQPHETLGEVIDRIAREQVHRLVLVDETQHLLGVVSLSDILQALVLSPAGIDALGA
- the PRKAG3 gene encoding 5'-AMP-activated protein kinase subunit gamma-3 isoform X1 — encoded protein: MCGRKGSSCGSECRMFSPPFQSLFSTQTPSWSSFGGPEHQEMSFLEQGDSTSWPSPAMTTNAEISLGEQRTKVSRWTSQEDVEEGELPGLEGGPQSRPAAESTGLEATFPKATPLAQANPLSEVGTPTTERDSLPADCTASASGSSTDGLDLGIEFSAPAAWGDELGLVEERPAQCPPPQVPVLRLGWDDELRKPGAQVYMHFMQEHTCYDAMATSSKLVIFDTMLQIKKAFFALVANGVRAAPLWDSKKQSFVGMLTITDFILVLHRYYRSPLVQIYEIEEHKIETWREIYLQGCFKPLVSISPSDSLFEAVYTLIKNRIHRLPVLDPVSGAVLHILTHKRLLKFLHIFQGTLLPRPSFLSRTIQDLGIGTFRDLAVVLETAPILTALDIFVDRRVSALPVINEAGQVVGLYSRFDVIHLAAQQTYNHLDISVGEALKRRTLCLEGVLSCQPHETLGEVIDRIAREQVHRLVLVDETQHLLGVVSLSDILQALVLSPAGIDALGA
- the PRKAG3 gene encoding 5'-AMP-activated protein kinase subunit gamma-3 isoform X5, with the protein product MDIHSSPHRPPPGAALGDLSIKAPFPLPEMSFLEQGDSTSWPSPAMTTNAEISLGEQRTKVSRWTSQEDVEEGELPGLEGGPQSRPAAESTGLEATFPKATPLAQANPLSEVGTPTTERDSLPADCTASASGSSTDGLDLGIEFSAPAAWGDELGLVEERPAQCPPPQVPVLRLGWDDELRKPGAQVYMHFMQEHTCYDAMATSSKLVIFDTMLQIKKAFFALVANGVRAAPLWDSKKQSFVGMLTITDFILVLHRYYRSPLVQIYEIEEHKIETWREIYLQGCFKPLVSISPSDSLFEAVYTLIKNRIHRLPVLDPVSGAVLHILTHKRLLKFLHIFGTLLPRPSFLSRTIQDLGIGTFRDLAVVLETAPILTALDIFVDRRVSALPVINEAGQVVGLYSRFDVIHLAAQQTYNHLDISVGEALKRRTLCLEGVLSCQPHETLGEVIDRIAREQVHRLVLVDETQHLLGVVSLSDILQALVLSPAGIDALGA
- the PRKAG3 gene encoding 5'-AMP-activated protein kinase subunit gamma-3 isoform X9, with amino-acid sequence MCGRKGSSCGSECRMFSPPFQSLFSTQTPSWSSFGGPEHQEMSFLEQGDSTSWPSPAMTTNAEISLGEQRTKVSRWTSQEDVEEGELPGLEGGPQSRPAAESTGLEATFPKATPLAQANPLSEVGTPTTERDSLPADCTASASGSSTDGLDLGIEFSAPAAWGDELGLVEERPAQCPPPQVPVLRLGWDDELRKPGAQVYMHFMQEHTCYDAMATSSKLVIFDTMLQIKKAFFALVANGVRAAPLWDSKKQSFVGMLTITDFILVLHRYYRSPLVQIYEIEEHKIETWREIYLQGCFKPLVSISPSDSLFEAVYTLIKNRIHRLPVLDPVSGHPAAPALLPLPHHPRSGHWHIPRLGRGVGNSTHPHCAGHLCGPARVCTAGDQRSWTGRGPLLPL